The DNA window GAAAGAGTTCGCTAACTATCAGGCAATTGAACAGCTAACGGGTACTCAGGTTTACTTTGCCCATGCCTATTCACCGCACGAACGCGGTAGTAATGAGAACCGTAATCGAGTTTTGCGACGGTTTATTCCCAAGGGACAAGCCATTGAAGAGCTGAGCGATCGCCAGCTGGTTCAAATCAATTGGTATCTGAATTCCCGACCACTTAAATGTCTTAACTGGCACACACCAATCGAGATCTTCTTGATTAATCTACGTCACTAAATTCGTTCAAGTTATTTCTTGCAATCTGCCATTTCGAAAATATTCTAGCACATATTTATCGAACCATAAATACAAAATTATTATTTCATTAATGGTGGGATTACTTTTAAATACACTTTTTCACTTGGTGTTGCTATAAAGAAATCGATTTCTCACCCCAGCAAAAAAGTAAAAAAAATACTAGTCAGCAAGCATTCGTCTACTTACTGACTAGTATTTTACTTAAAATTAGCAATTAGCTTATAGATTGGTTGGCCTTTCGCCGCAAATTTTTGTTCATATTCCGTCTCAACATTATGTTCATTTTCTTCGCTGTGGTGCAGGTCTAACCAGACGCCATCAAAGATCATCCCATAGTTATTCATGCTTTCCAAGGAGAATTCAAAGAGACCCATGTTATCAGTCTTCAGTTCAATTACCCCTTGATCTTGGAGGATCTGCTGATAGGTTGCTAAGAAGGTCTTGTAGGTCAGGCGCCGCTTAGCATGGCGTTTCTTCGGCCATGGATCAGAGAAGTTAAGGTACATCTTCGCAACTTCCCCATCTTCAAAGTATTCTTGCAAGTCTTCTCCATCCCCACAAATCAATTGCAAGTTTGGCAAGTCTTCCTCAAGTGCTTTTTTGAGGGCAATTGCCGCAACAGTCCGCTGAATCTCTAATCCGATAAAGTTGATTTCTGGATGAGCCTTCGCCATGCCAATGATAAATTGACCTTTCCCCATCCCAACTTCTAAGTGGAGGGGTTGTTCTTTTGCAAACCGTGATTGCCACTTACCCTTAAATTGAGTGGCATCATCAATCATTAGTTCTGGATGGGCAGCAATTAATGGATCAGCCCACTTTTTATGTTTCACACGCATAAATTAAAATCCTCATTTCATTAGTTTTTTGACTCTGACATTGAAGTAGAAACGGCTTAATAAGACCACTTCCACTGCCGCAATAATAAGATTAATTACCATCTGGCCGACATTCAACTGCCAACCGATACTAGCAAGGGCGATCAATAGTGCCTCTAGCGCCGTTACCTTGGCCAACAGCTGCTTAAAGTCCGCCTGTTGCTGACTAGCAGGGATTGGATAGATGTGAGTAAAGACATTTGATTCATACTGGTCGTAGAGTGGCATCAGTTGGGTCGCGATCAAGTAAATAAAGAGTACGACCACCAGAGTACTCAGCCAACCTGCTGGCAATAAGAAGACAATCACCATTCCTAGCAGGGTCAACCGACTGACAATCCCGCTCACTTCGGTACTCCGGACAAATGCGCGGGCGTATAAGTAAGACCAGGGTTGACCATCCTTGCTCAGCCAGCGGATCAGGTCATCTGCCCACTTCCGCCGTTTGGTATTTCCTTGAACACTTGGCACATCAGTAAAGAGGTTAAAGAAACGGTAGACACTGTACATCCGATCCTGTTCCGCTTTAACGGCAATCCGCCAATTAACAGCGAGATCACGATAGTAAACAATTACTGCTAAGTACAAAAGCACCGCTACTACAAGACCGACGTAGGGATTAACCAACCACATTGCGATTGAAGCGAGCAGCGGGTTTACCCAGTATTCTAGCCGGGTTCGCCACTGTTGATCACCCCAGCGCAAACTCAATGATTTACGAGCTACGTGCATCCAATCGGCCTTATTAACAATGGCGACTAAAAAAATGGTCATAATCTCGGCACTGCTGAGTTTTTCCGTTGTCAACGCGAACGGCAAGGCGATAAAGGCACCAACCACCGTCATTATTTCCGCTAAGATCAGACTATACCAGGTCGCCTGGTTAAGGTAACGATGAATTCCTTCAACTTGTGGCAAGAGAAAGACTGGGTCCGGCTTTTTGATTAGGGTAGCAAGGCGACCGATTTGGGCGATGACCGTAAACCAGCCGATCAAGATCAACCGGGTCCACCATTCATGCGGTCCCAAGGTTGGCAGCCATTGGGAGTAGCCATACGCCAAGGCTCCGAACAGGAAAAATAAGGCGATAACAAAGTGGTCATTGAAGACTAACCGCCAGTAACGCAGTAGGAGCATAAAGTGTTGGCTGCGACGCTTGCTAAATAACTTATTCATCACGATCACCCTTTGCAAGATGCAAGTATATCTCATCTAAGGATTCGCCGGCATGATTCCCAGCAGCTCGCAATTCATCGAGGGTTCCATGTGCCCGGACTTTTCCATCTGCCAATAGGACAAAGCGGTCACAATACCGTTGCGCCGTATCAAGGACGTGGGTCGACATCAAAACCGCAACGCCCTCCTTCTTCTTTTGCTCAATCAGGTCTAGCAAGTCATGAACTGCCAAAGGGTCCAACCCATAGAATGGTTCATCGATAATCAGCAGCTTGGCCTTCGTCATAAAGGCACAGCAGATCATTACCTTTTGCTTCATCCCCTTAGAGAAGTTAGCGGGGAACCAATCGAGCTTATTATCCAGCCGAAAAAGTTTTAATAGTTTTGTCGCCCGTTGCCATGCTTCATCGTGGTCCAACTCGTACGCCATAATCGTTAAATCAATATGCTCACGGAGGGTCAATTCATCATAAAGAATTGGCGTTTCGGGAACATAGGCGATCTCCTTTTTATATTCTTCCGGGTTAGCCTGAATAGTAAGACCATTAATTTTAATCGATCCTGAAAATGGTCGCAGCAAGCCAATAACGTGGTTTAGCGTTGTTGACTTTCCGGCACCATTTAGTCCAATCAAACCAACTAATTCACCTGGTTGGACATCAAAGCTGACATCCTTCAACACAGGAATCTGGGAATATCCACCAACAAGTTTATTTATCTCTAAAGCCATTATTCATCCCTTCTTAATTATTGCTTAGTCATATCTTTTTATTATATCATAGGTTATTTCTTCTACTAAATCATGCACGAACGCGATTTTTTCGGTATACTTAGGATAAGTTTAATCTTCAAAAGGAGCGATTAATATGGACAATAATTGTATTTTCTGCAAAATCATTAACGGTGAGATTCCTAGCTACACAGTCTATGAAGATGACGTTGTAAAGGCCTTCCTTGATATTTCACAAGGAACTCCTGGTCACACCCTCGTCATTCCTAAGAAGCACGTTCCCAATTTATTTGCCTACGATGCTGATCTCGCTGCCCAAGTATTTTCCCGTATCCCCAAGATTGCACGGGCAGTCAAGGCTTCTAACCCAGCTATCAAGGGAATGAACGTGGTTAACAATAACGGTGAAGTCGCTTATCAATCTGTCTTCCATTCCCACTTCCACTTGATTCCACGGTACACTAGCGATGATGATTTTAAGATGATTTTTAAGGACAATTCTGGTAACTACAACGATGAAAAGTACAAAGAAATCCAACAATCAATCATCGATCAAATGAAAGAAGACTAGTTATGCAACGGCTAAAAGAAA is part of the Limosilactobacillus reuteri genome and encodes:
- the trmB gene encoding tRNA (guanosine(46)-N7)-methyltransferase TrmB — protein: MRVKHKKWADPLIAAHPELMIDDATQFKGKWQSRFAKEQPLHLEVGMGKGQFIIGMAKAHPEINFIGLEIQRTVAAIALKKALEEDLPNLQLICGDGEDLQEYFEDGEVAKMYLNFSDPWPKKRHAKRRLTYKTFLATYQQILQDQGVIELKTDNMGLFEFSLESMNNYGMIFDGVWLDLHHSEENEHNVETEYEQKFAAKGQPIYKLIANFK
- a CDS encoding ABC transporter permease, which encodes MNKLFSKRRSQHFMLLLRYWRLVFNDHFVIALFFLFGALAYGYSQWLPTLGPHEWWTRLILIGWFTVIAQIGRLATLIKKPDPVFLLPQVEGIHRYLNQATWYSLILAEIMTVVGAFIALPFALTTEKLSSAEIMTIFLVAIVNKADWMHVARKSLSLRWGDQQWRTRLEYWVNPLLASIAMWLVNPYVGLVVAVLLYLAVIVYYRDLAVNWRIAVKAEQDRMYSVYRFFNLFTDVPSVQGNTKRRKWADDLIRWLSKDGQPWSYLYARAFVRSTEVSGIVSRLTLLGMVIVFLLPAGWLSTLVVVLFIYLIATQLMPLYDQYESNVFTHIYPIPASQQQADFKQLLAKVTALEALLIALASIGWQLNVGQMVINLIIAAVEVVLLSRFYFNVRVKKLMK
- a CDS encoding ABC transporter ATP-binding protein, which codes for MALEINKLVGGYSQIPVLKDVSFDVQPGELVGLIGLNGAGKSTTLNHVIGLLRPFSGSIKINGLTIQANPEEYKKEIAYVPETPILYDELTLREHIDLTIMAYELDHDEAWQRATKLLKLFRLDNKLDWFPANFSKGMKQKVMICCAFMTKAKLLIIDEPFYGLDPLAVHDLLDLIEQKKKEGVAVLMSTHVLDTAQRYCDRFVLLADGKVRAHGTLDELRAAGNHAGESLDEIYLHLAKGDRDE
- a CDS encoding HIT family protein — translated: MDNNCIFCKIINGEIPSYTVYEDDVVKAFLDISQGTPGHTLVIPKKHVPNLFAYDADLAAQVFSRIPKIARAVKASNPAIKGMNVVNNNGEVAYQSVFHSHFHLIPRYTSDDDFKMIFKDNSGNYNDEKYKEIQQSIIDQMKED